The nucleotide sequence GAGTTTGTAGTACCTAAGTCAATACCAATGATTTTAGCCATTTGGACGTTTCCTCAAAAATTTTGTTGTGCTTTACACTTGTTATCCGATATGAGAGCCGTTCAATTTTTTTCAAGTAAATTTTTTGAAAAAATTTCACAAACTCCCGAATTTATTAGGCTTAAGCGCCAACCATCACCATTGCAGGGCGAAGTAAACGGCCATTTAAGCTGTAACCTTTTTGCAATACATTGCCAATTTCATTGGCTTTGGCATTGGGATCAATACCAACGGCCTGATGCAGGTCTGCATTGAAACCACTTGCTGTATCCACCGCTACCACACCGAACTTTTCTAAAGTAGTAAGCAGGCCTTTCAGGGTCAGTTCCACACCTTCAGAAAATGGAGTTTTTTCTTCACCTACAGCTGCCAGCGCACGCTCGAGGTTATCCACGGTGTCCAGCAGCTCTTTGGCAAACTTTTCTAGAACAGCTTCTTTGTGTTTTTCAGCTTCACGTTGAATGCGTTCTACACTTTTTTGTGCTTCGTACACCGCATTGGCAGTACGGGCTTTTTCCAGTTTTAGATCCGCTTCAAGTTTTTCGATCTGTGCCTGTAAAGATTCAACGGTAACTTCGGCTTGTTCAGTTTCAGTTTGCTCAGTTTCGGCTTGAGTTTGCGCTGTTTCTGGGTTCGCTTGCTCTTGCTCAAGTTCTTGAGCTTTTTCGTTCTGCTCAGTTGCCATTGATTTACTCCGTTTAAATGGGTTCTTAAACATGTACAGTCCTTGGGCGTCAGAGTTCACTGCGTTACTGCTGAACTGCCATGGTTGTAAAATTCTAAATTACTTAAAGAAGTCGGGGCGGGGTCGCAAAATTCAAGCGCAATTCCATATAAATTTTAAGAATTGCTGAAAAAGTTAGGGCTATTTTTGTTTAGACTTTCATTTATATAGATAAAACAGCAATGTAATAAGGAATAAAAAGCCTGTTTTTCACAATGAAGAGCTATAACGAGTTTAACAGACTGAACAGAAAGAGCTTTTTCTTCTTCTAAAAGCCCTAATTTTAAAAACAATATTTTTATTAAATAGAATGATTTCAATCATATAATGAATAAATCGTATTTTTAGATCAAAACAATAAAATTTATCCGTTTTAAATATTTAAATAAAAGTCGCATCATAGCGTCATCAACAGTGACCTGATTCAGTGGAGAGAGTCGGATTAGGTGACTGTTACAGATTTTTTGCTTTACCCTTCTTGCTGAGTTCCCAAGGCTCAGCTTTTTTTTTGCCCAAAATTTTATGCTGTTTATTTTTTAGACATAAAAACGATTAATGACTGAGCAATAAAGTATTTCACAAAAAATCGCCAACTGCTTAATATTCACTTCAGATTCTATCGCTGTAGTTTCT is from Acinetobacter sp. ANC 7912 and encodes:
- the grpE gene encoding nucleotide exchange factor GrpE; this encodes MATEQNEKAQELEQEQANPETAQTQAETEQTETEQAEVTVESLQAQIEKLEADLKLEKARTANAVYEAQKSVERIQREAEKHKEAVLEKFAKELLDTVDNLERALAAVGEEKTPFSEGVELTLKGLLTTLEKFGVVAVDTASGFNADLHQAVGIDPNAKANEIGNVLQKGYSLNGRLLRPAMVMVGA